The sequence below is a genomic window from Ignavibacteriales bacterium.
ATTTTAATTTCCTTAAGAACATCAAGTCCGCTTTTGCCTGGCAGGTTAATATCAAGTATCAGAACATCCACTTTTAAGCTGATGATTTTGTCAGCGAGTTCAAAAGGATTGCCGGATTCTCCTGCAACGGTAATATCGGATTCTTCTTTTAATATTTTTTTAAATCCCTCACGTATGAGTGAGTGATCATCAGCGATAAAAACCTGTATCATAATTAATTATTTTAATTGTTAAATACTTATGGGAACTTCGATAGATAATCTTGTCCCTTTACCGTCATCCGAATCAATTTTAAAATTTCCGCCAAGTATAATTGTTCTCTCTTTCATACCAAGCAGACCGAATGTTTTTTTCTTTTCCAATTTTGTTTTGTCAATACCAACGCCGTTGTCTGAAATATCCATCATTAATTTGGAGTCCTTTGAATAAAGGTTTACACAGACTTCTGTCGCACTGGCGTGTTTAACTACGTTTGTCAATGCTTCCTGGAAAATCCTGAAGACAGCTATTGCAGCCTGGTTATTTATTTCTAAATCATCCATCGCTTTTTTGAATGAATGCTTAATCCCGGTCTTCTCTGAAAATTCCTGTATCTGCCATTCCAATGCGGGGATCAGTCCAAGATTATCAAGAACTTCGGGTCTTAGTTCAGTAATCAATTTCCTTATTCGCTTAACAGCTTTGTCAATTATCTCAGTCATTCCTTTTATCTCGGATTGAAAGTCAAATTTATGATGACTTTGATCACCAGAAGAAATATTCTTTCCCAGCAGTGTTAAATTTATTTTAAGGTACGTAAGAACCTGTCCAAGTTCATCATGGATTTCCCGTGCAACTGCAGTCCTTTCCTCTTCTCTTATATTCTGTAGATTTGCCGCAAGCTGTCTGAGTTGTTCTTTAGAATTCCGGAGTTCTTCTTCAGCAATTAATTTTTCTGTTACATCATTAGCTAAGATCAACCGGGCGGGTTCGATTCCAAAATTAATTGAATGAGAAGCGATTTCAGCGTTAATAACTGTTCCGTCCTTTTTTTTGTGCTGCCAGATTCCCGCATAGTTAAAATCATTGAAATTCTTTTTTATAAATTCTCTTAATTTTTTTACTTCAGTAACAGGTCGGATATCTTCAATCGTCATAGATAAAAATTCTTCACGCGTGTAACCGTATTTCTGTTCAGCGGCAGAGTTAACTGCAAGAAACCTGAGTGTTTCAGTATTGTAAACCCACATTGGTAATGGATTGTTCTTGAATAACAATCTGTATCTCTCTTCTGAATTTTTTAGTGCATCTTCAAGAAGTTTTCTTTCAGTGATATCCTGCGCAGTTCCGAAAATCCTGACCGGATTATTTTGTTCATCATAACTGAATTCACCTTTGGTAAGAATATTTCTTACTGCGCCATCAGGACGTACGATCCTGTATTCAACTACCATCGGCTTTCTGTTGGTTAACGCATCTGATTGAGCATTAATTCTTTTCTGCCTGTCTTCAGGATGAATGGCTGAAAATAGATCCTGGTACTGAGCTGAAATTCTGTCTTCCGGAATACCGAAGATTTCATAAATATGATGCGACCAGGTCATTCGGTTAGTTTTCAGATCAAGCTCCCAGTTGCTAAGGTTTGCAATCTTCTGTGCTTTGTCCAGCATCTGCTGACTGTACCTGAGTTCATCCTCAATCTTCTTTCGCTTCTCAAGTTCACTCATCAGGTCATTTGAACTTTTCTGAAGTTTATTTTTGTAATGAACAGTTATGATTAGAATTAGAATTGTTATCAAAAGCAGGGCACCCAGTATGTACTGCAGGTACCTGCTTAAGAATTTAATTATTCCAGGGTCATCATCAATCAGTAGCCACTTATTATAGATTTTATCAAAAGTACCGTTTAATTTTATTTCACCAAGACCCCGGTTAAGCTCCATTAATAATTTTGTATTACCTTTTTTGACTGCGAGCCTGTATTCACAGGGAAGAAGCGGGGGACCGCTTGTTGTAACGTTGTCTAAATCCAGTTTGTTGATGACATATCTGCCAACCTGTTCGCCGAGTATTGTACAATCATGTTTACCCGAAGACAATAACTTCAACGCAGACGGTTCATCATTAACAAGAATCAGGTTTACATCAGTTTGCATCGATAACAGTAAATCATGAACATAGGCATGATCCTGAAGAATAATTTCTTTACCGAAGCATTCTTCAAGTGCTGAAACCGGAGGGGAATCTTTTCTTATAAAAATCTGGTGATTGATAATTGTAAATGCATCTCCGAAATCTACATTCTCCGACCGTTGAGGAAGGTAAAACATTGAAAGTATATCGGCGCTTCCTTTATCAATTTTTTTCCGCGCATCAGTCCAATTCATTAATTCAACGCGAACATCTTTGTTTAAAATTTTACCGATCGCTCTTATCAATTCAACATTAAAACCAGCCGGTTTACCACTTTGATCAAGGTATTCGTAAGGGGGATATCCTTTATCTCCCACATACACAAGTTCATTTATTTGCTGTGCAGAAATTTCCAGGTTTAATATGATGGAGAGAGCTGCAAATGCAATTGCTCTAAGAGGTATAAAAACAGAAAAAATATTCTTTATTATTTTTGAGACCGGCATTTTATCATCAGAGTATTTTATTGAGAGAGGTAAGCTTCACAAACATAATTATTCATGAATCATTGAGTCATAGTGTCTGCTAACCAATGAAAATATAATAAGATTTATTAAACCATCCGAGAACAAATTTATTTTTCATTCTGAACAATTTCAGCACGGATTTTCTTTTTATTCAAATCATCCCCGCGTTTTACAAGAGCCACTCCCGCAAAAACAATTACCGATGCAACAATTGTAATTGAATCGATATGTTCATTCAATATAAGCCAGCCTAAGAATAAAGCTATCACCGGATTTATATAAGCATACGTTGATACAAGTGAAAGAGGCAAATGCGCAACTGCATAGATATATGAACCATATCCTATTATTGATCCGGCAAATATCAAATAGAGTAATGCTAAAGTGCTGTTTGTTTCAAGAGTAAATACTGAAAATTCACCAAGCGAAGTACCAAGCAAAGTGAGTACAACACCGGCGACAAGCATCTGTACAGAGGCTCCCATCAAAGGATGAACACTTATCTTTTTATGTTTAGAATATAATGTTCCAAGCGCCCAGAAAAATTCTGCGGCAAGAAGACTTATTATCCCGACTATATATGAACTGTTAAACATAGTTGAAATGTCGCGTCCAAAAATTAAAAGTATACCAAGCAAGCCGAGAATTAATCCCGCAATAGAAGTCAGATTCAGTTTAGGTCTGTCAGGAAAGAAAGTTTCCAAGCCTATTATCCAGAAAGGAATAGTAGTGATTATCAATGCTGTTAATCCGCTTGGTATCCATTGCTCTGCTACAACAACAAGACCATTGCCTCCGCCTAACAGTAGTAAGCCCATAATACCAAGATGTACGACTTCTTTTTTTGAAGGAAGATGTTTTCCTCTGAGGTAAAGGAATGTCATAAAAATAGAACCTGCAATTATCCAGCGGAAACCGGCAAACAACATTGGAGGTAAATGTTCAACACCAACTCTTATTGCTAAATAAGTTGTGCCCCAAACAATGCATATCATTATCCACGCTAAATACGCTCTGAAGTTTTCTTTGTTCATAGTCCATTGTTTTTAACGGCTGTCAATATAACTAAAAAGCAATACTTGCCGGTGAATATTGTGATGAAATAATAATTACACGGATTGACGTTTTACTTTTTTTTTCATACC
It includes:
- a CDS encoding transporter substrate-binding domain-containing protein, which codes for MPVSKIIKNIFSVFIPLRAIAFAALSIILNLEISAQQINELVYVGDKGYPPYEYLDQSGKPAGFNVELIRAIGKILNKDVRVELMNWTDARKKIDKGSADILSMFYLPQRSENVDFGDAFTIINHQIFIRKDSPPVSALEECFGKEIILQDHAYVHDLLLSMQTDVNLILVNDEPSALKLLSSGKHDCTILGEQVGRYVINKLDLDNVTTSGPPLLPCEYRLAVKKGNTKLLMELNRGLGEIKLNGTFDKIYNKWLLIDDDPGIIKFLSRYLQYILGALLLITILILIITVHYKNKLQKSSNDLMSELEKRKKIEDELRYSQQMLDKAQKIANLSNWELDLKTNRMTWSHHIYEIFGIPEDRISAQYQDLFSAIHPEDRQKRINAQSDALTNRKPMVVEYRIVRPDGAVRNILTKGEFSYDEQNNPVRIFGTAQDITERKLLEDALKNSEERYRLLFKNNPLPMWVYNTETLRFLAVNSAAEQKYGYTREEFLSMTIEDIRPVTEVKKLREFIKKNFNDFNYAGIWQHKKKDGTVINAEIASHSINFGIEPARLILANDVTEKLIAEEELRNSKEQLRQLAANLQNIREEERTAVAREIHDELGQVLTYLKINLTLLGKNISSGDQSHHKFDFQSEIKGMTEIIDKAVKRIRKLITELRPEVLDNLGLIPALEWQIQEFSEKTGIKHSFKKAMDDLEINNQAAIAVFRIFQEALTNVVKHASATEVCVNLYSKDSKLMMDISDNGVGIDKTKLEKKKTFGLLGMKERTIILGGNFKIDSDDGKGTRLSIEVPISI
- a CDS encoding EamA family transporter, translating into MNKENFRAYLAWIMICIVWGTTYLAIRVGVEHLPPMLFAGFRWIIAGSIFMTFLYLRGKHLPSKKEVVHLGIMGLLLLGGGNGLVVVAEQWIPSGLTALIITTIPFWIIGLETFFPDRPKLNLTSIAGLILGLLGILLIFGRDISTMFNSSYIVGIISLLAAEFFWALGTLYSKHKKISVHPLMGASVQMLVAGVVLTLLGTSLGEFSVFTLETNSTLALLYLIFAGSIIGYGSYIYAVAHLPLSLVSTYAYINPVIALFLGWLILNEHIDSITIVASVIVFAGVALVKRGDDLNKKKIRAEIVQNEK